A region of Paraburkholderia largidicola DNA encodes the following proteins:
- a CDS encoding UvrD-helicase domain-containing protein — protein sequence MPELLANLNPEQHAAVTLPNEPALILAGAGSGKTRVLITRIAWLIQQGLASPPTILGVTFTNKAAREMMSRLSALLPIDTRGMWIGTFHGLCNRMLRAHFRDAGLPQTFQILDTSDQLSAIKRLMKGLNIDDEKYPAKNLQYFINNAKEQGLRAKDVDASDNFNRKFVELYEAYDQQCQREGVVDFPELLLRCYELLSYNPPLRAHYQARFRHILVDEFQDTNKLQYAWLKLLAGEHNAIFAVGDDDQSIYAFRGANVGNMRDFEQEFKVRNLIKLEQNYRSHGHILDAANHLIANNSRRLGKNLRTDAGHGEPVRVYEAATDSQEAGWIVEEIRALINTGASRSEIAVLYRSNAQSRTIEHTLVNAGIPYRVYGGLRFFERQEVKHALAYLRLIDNPNDDTAFARVVNFPTRGIGARSIEQLADAARLYNTSMAVAIPYVTGKAGTSLGGFANLIAKMRAETAQMSLPETVEYVVRASGLSEFYQNEREGQDRLENLQELVNAATAFVSEEGYGLDTPARSIPLRPGATAAPELVVATDDPGVDVLDAVDPTDPAQNPDTMTPLAGFLSHASLEAGDNQAQAGQEAVQLMTVHAAKGLEFTAVFITGLEEGLFPHENSAMETDGLEEERRLMYVAITRAKERLYLSFAQSRMLHGQTRYNIRSRFFDELPQETLKWLTPKVEAGARWGGRSDNAGWGRDWFSRPDRKQGYGGGASTEASAPLPAFANEQRAADTGFRVGQQVFHTKFGEGTITALEGGGTDAKAQVKFKRHGEKWLALAVAKLQAVE from the coding sequence ATGCCCGAACTGCTCGCGAACCTGAACCCCGAACAACACGCCGCCGTCACGCTGCCGAACGAACCGGCGCTCATTCTGGCGGGCGCAGGCAGCGGCAAGACACGCGTGCTGATCACGCGGATCGCGTGGCTGATCCAGCAAGGCCTGGCATCGCCGCCGACCATTCTCGGCGTCACCTTCACGAACAAGGCCGCGCGCGAAATGATGTCGCGCCTGTCGGCGCTGCTGCCCATCGACACGCGCGGCATGTGGATCGGCACGTTCCACGGCCTGTGCAACCGGATGCTGCGCGCGCATTTCCGCGACGCGGGTCTGCCGCAGACGTTCCAGATTCTCGACACGTCGGACCAGCTTTCCGCGATCAAGCGCCTGATGAAGGGCCTGAATATCGACGACGAGAAATATCCGGCGAAGAACCTGCAGTACTTCATCAACAACGCGAAGGAGCAGGGGCTGCGCGCGAAAGACGTCGACGCGTCCGACAACTTCAACCGCAAGTTCGTCGAGCTGTATGAAGCGTACGACCAGCAATGCCAGCGCGAAGGCGTGGTCGATTTTCCGGAACTGCTGCTGCGTTGCTACGAGCTGCTGTCGTACAACCCGCCGCTGCGCGCGCACTACCAGGCGCGCTTCCGTCACATTCTGGTCGATGAGTTTCAGGACACGAACAAACTGCAATATGCGTGGCTGAAGCTGCTGGCGGGCGAGCACAACGCGATTTTTGCCGTCGGTGACGACGACCAGTCCATCTATGCGTTCCGCGGCGCGAACGTCGGCAACATGCGCGACTTCGAGCAGGAGTTCAAGGTTCGCAACCTGATCAAGCTCGAACAGAATTACCGCTCGCACGGCCATATTCTCGATGCCGCGAACCACCTGATCGCGAACAACTCGCGGCGGCTCGGCAAGAACCTGCGCACCGACGCGGGCCACGGCGAGCCGGTGCGCGTCTACGAGGCGGCCACGGATTCGCAGGAAGCGGGCTGGATCGTCGAAGAAATTCGCGCGCTGATCAACACGGGCGCCTCGCGCAGCGAGATTGCCGTGCTGTACCGGAGCAACGCGCAGTCGCGGACGATCGAACATACGCTGGTGAACGCGGGCATTCCGTATCGCGTGTATGGCGGCTTGCGCTTTTTCGAGCGTCAGGAAGTGAAGCACGCGCTCGCGTATCTGCGTCTGATCGACAATCCGAACGACGACACAGCGTTCGCGCGCGTCGTCAATTTCCCGACGCGTGGCATCGGCGCGCGTTCGATCGAACAGCTGGCGGACGCGGCGCGTCTTTACAACACGTCGATGGCCGTGGCGATTCCGTACGTGACGGGCAAGGCGGGCACGAGCCTCGGCGGCTTTGCGAATCTGATCGCGAAGATGCGCGCCGAAACGGCGCAGATGAGCCTGCCCGAAACGGTCGAATACGTGGTGCGCGCAAGCGGCCTGTCCGAGTTCTATCAGAACGAGCGCGAAGGTCAGGATCGGCTCGAAAACTTGCAGGAACTGGTCAACGCGGCGACGGCCTTCGTCAGTGAAGAAGGCTACGGCCTCGATACGCCCGCGCGCTCGATTCCGCTGCGTCCGGGCGCGACGGCGGCGCCCGAACTGGTCGTTGCGACCGACGATCCGGGTGTCGACGTGCTCGACGCCGTGGATCCCACCGACCCGGCGCAAAACCCCGACACGATGACGCCGCTCGCGGGCTTCCTGTCGCACGCCTCGCTCGAAGCAGGCGACAACCAGGCGCAGGCCGGCCAGGAAGCCGTGCAACTGATGACCGTGCATGCGGCGAAGGGCCTCGAATTCACGGCAGTGTTCATCACGGGTCTCGAAGAGGGCCTGTTCCCGCACGAGAACAGCGCGATGGAAACGGACGGCCTCGAAGAAGAGCGCCGTCTGATGTACGTCGCGATTACGCGTGCGAAGGAGCGGCTGTATCTGTCGTTTGCGCAGAGCCGGATGCTGCATGGCCAGACGCGTTACAACATCCGCTCGCGCTTCTTCGACGAATTGCCGCAGGAAACGCTCAAATGGCTGACGCCGAAAGTCGAAGCGGGCGCGCGCTGGGGCGGCCGTTCCGATAACGCGGGCTGGGGTCGCGACTGGTTCTCGCGGCCGGATCGCAAACAGGGTTATGGCGGCGGGGCGTCGACGGAGGCGAGCGCGCCTTTGCCCGCGTTTGCGAACGAACAGCGCGCCGCGGACACCGGCTTCCGCGTCGGCCAGCAGGTATTCCACACGAAGTTCGGCGAAGGCACGATCACGGCGCTCGAAGGCGGCGGTACCGACGCGAAGGCGCAGGTCAAGTTCAAGCGACACGGCGAGAAATGGCTCGCGCTGGCTGTCGCGAAACTGCAGGCGGTCGAATGA
- a CDS encoding 5'-methylthioadenosine/adenosylhomocysteine nucleosidase has product MSALPSEATIPRRPLGVMAALPDELGDLVASMRAEGAVETITHGKRDYHIGTVHDAPCVVTLARVGKVAAAATVSALIHAFDVEAVVFTGVAGGVGPAVRIGDIVVAETLMQHDLDASPLFPRFEVPLLGMSRFAADAPLTAALRNACERFVEEEGAALSQRFLTEAAPTVHCGLIISGDQFVASATSVDLLRAALPDALAVEMEGAAIAQVCYEYGVPCAIVRTISDTADAHAPASFVTFLTELAGTYSSGILRRFLSARG; this is encoded by the coding sequence ATGAGCGCGCTGCCGTCCGAAGCGACGATTCCGCGCCGCCCGCTCGGCGTGATGGCGGCACTGCCCGACGAACTCGGCGATCTCGTCGCATCGATGCGGGCCGAGGGCGCAGTCGAAACCATCACGCACGGCAAGCGCGACTATCACATTGGCACAGTGCACGACGCGCCGTGCGTCGTGACGCTGGCGCGCGTCGGCAAGGTCGCGGCGGCGGCGACGGTCAGCGCGCTGATACACGCGTTCGACGTCGAGGCTGTGGTGTTCACGGGCGTGGCGGGCGGTGTCGGGCCCGCAGTGCGAATCGGCGATATCGTCGTGGCCGAAACGTTGATGCAGCACGATCTGGATGCGTCGCCGCTTTTTCCGCGCTTCGAAGTGCCGCTGCTCGGCATGTCGCGCTTTGCCGCCGACGCGCCGTTGACGGCCGCGTTGCGCAACGCCTGCGAGCGCTTCGTCGAAGAAGAGGGCGCGGCGCTGTCGCAGCGTTTTCTGACGGAAGCGGCGCCGACGGTGCATTGCGGCCTGATCATCAGCGGTGACCAGTTCGTCGCCAGCGCGACGTCCGTCGATCTGCTGCGCGCCGCGTTGCCCGATGCGCTCGCCGTCGAAATGGAAGGCGCGGCGATCGCGCAGGTCTGCTACGAGTACGGCGTGCCGTGCGCGATCGTGCGAACCATTTCCGATACGGCGGACGCGCATGCGCCCGCGTCGTTCGTCACGTTTCTGACTGAACTGGCGGGCACGTATTCGAGCGGGATTCTCCGGCGGTTCCTGTCGGCGCGCGGTTGA